One region of Azospirillum lipoferum 4B genomic DNA includes:
- a CDS encoding LuxR C-terminal-related transcriptional regulator — translation MSYIDPALAVAAPVGTMLKTSDSRGRDMMARLAQLTVREVDVMVRMVASKSSEAIAVDLGLSVKTVAWYRGRVMAKLGCSGPFELGRAWEAAVWSNREKTATR, via the coding sequence ATGTCTTACATTGACCCTGCCTTGGCGGTAGCCGCACCAGTGGGCACGATGCTGAAGACGTCTGATTCACGCGGGCGGGATATGATGGCACGATTGGCCCAGCTGACGGTGCGCGAGGTTGATGTGATGGTACGTATGGTCGCCAGCAAAAGCTCTGAGGCCATCGCAGTTGATCTCGGCCTCAGCGTCAAGACGGTGGCATGGTACCGTGGCCGCGTCATGGCGAAGCTGGGATGCTCCGGCCCCTTCGAGCTTGGGCGCGCGTGGGAAGCCGCTGTTTGGAGCAATAGAGAGAAGACGGCGACACGATAG
- a CDS encoding response regulator transcription factor, translating to MTMNRRKFLLVPLHESTPISVAPLPGEQSPALVYALSVMDEYVSDQLDAMAAKKAVPPLPVAQLLQTAGVGVESRRQDAVKRLLQLTTREADVLGGLADGKNNKAIAFDMNISPKTVEIHRSRIMKKLQCNNLFELGRIWEAATSTINIRTSISLGD from the coding sequence ATGACGATGAATCGCAGAAAATTCCTTCTTGTACCCCTGCATGAGTCCACACCGATATCAGTTGCTCCGTTACCTGGAGAACAGTCCCCCGCGTTGGTCTATGCTCTGTCTGTGATGGACGAATACGTTTCTGATCAACTCGACGCGATGGCCGCTAAGAAAGCAGTGCCGCCTTTACCCGTCGCACAGCTGTTGCAGACGGCTGGCGTTGGCGTTGAGAGCAGAAGACAAGACGCAGTCAAGCGGCTATTGCAACTCACTACCCGAGAAGCTGACGTTCTAGGTGGCCTGGCTGACGGAAAGAATAATAAGGCGATTGCATTCGATATGAATATAAGTCCGAAGACGGTCGAAATTCACAGGTCACGTATTATGAAAAAACTTCAATGCAACAACCTGTTCGAACTCGGCCGCATCTGGGAAGCTGCGACTTCCACCATCAATATTCGAACATCCATTTCGCTGGGAGACTGA
- the andAc gene encoding anthranilate 1,2-dioxygenase large subunit AndAc yields the protein MTEPSAESQLAVFPNPDGSRVPYTVFSSQEIYALEQERIYRGPTWNFLGLEAEIPNPGDYKSSFVGDTPVVMTRTEDGTLAAWVNRCSHRGAMVCRKARGNALSHSCVYHQWSFGAAGNLQGVPFRRGQKGTTGMPKDFDPSKHSLHRLRVESYRGLVFASFSDTVGPLADYIGPEMRPFVDRIFSKPVVYLGCTRQYSDSNWKLYLENVKDPYHASLLHLFHTTFNIFRVGMKARCIPDASHGLHSIIYVSKSEEDVNSADYKDQKIRSYDEGFHLEDDSLLALEPEFEEITTNHIQPIFPQLVIQQIHNTLVARQLLPKGPDHFELVFHFFGYEDDTPELRALRIKQANLVGPAGYISMEDTEATELVQRGTVRDGDKTSVIEMARSTPDEQNTLITENLIRRFWVGYQKLMGFETPTVAAE from the coding sequence ATGACTGAACCAAGCGCCGAAAGCCAGCTTGCAGTGTTCCCAAATCCCGACGGGTCCCGTGTGCCCTACACGGTGTTCAGTTCGCAAGAAATCTATGCGCTGGAACAGGAGCGCATCTATCGCGGCCCGACCTGGAATTTCCTCGGCCTGGAAGCGGAAATCCCCAATCCGGGCGATTACAAGAGCAGCTTCGTCGGCGACACGCCGGTGGTGATGACGCGGACCGAGGACGGCACGCTCGCCGCCTGGGTCAACCGCTGCTCCCACCGTGGCGCCATGGTCTGCCGCAAGGCCCGCGGCAACGCGCTGTCGCACAGCTGCGTCTATCACCAGTGGAGCTTCGGCGCGGCGGGCAATCTGCAAGGCGTTCCCTTCCGGCGCGGCCAGAAGGGCACCACCGGGATGCCGAAGGACTTCGATCCGTCCAAGCACAGCCTGCATCGGCTGCGGGTCGAAAGCTATCGCGGGCTGGTCTTCGCCAGCTTCAGCGACACGGTAGGCCCGCTGGCCGATTACATCGGCCCGGAGATGCGTCCCTTCGTCGACCGCATCTTTTCCAAACCGGTGGTCTATCTCGGATGCACCCGGCAATATTCGGACAGCAACTGGAAGCTGTACCTTGAGAATGTCAAGGACCCCTACCATGCCAGCCTGCTGCACCTGTTCCACACCACCTTCAACATCTTCCGCGTCGGCATGAAGGCGCGCTGCATCCCCGACGCCAGCCATGGGCTGCACAGCATCATCTATGTGTCGAAAAGCGAGGAGGACGTGAACTCGGCCGACTACAAGGACCAGAAGATCCGCTCCTACGACGAGGGCTTCCATCTGGAGGACGACTCGCTGCTGGCGCTGGAGCCGGAATTCGAGGAGATCACCACCAACCACATCCAGCCGATATTTCCCCAGCTGGTGATCCAGCAGATCCACAACACCCTGGTCGCCCGCCAACTGCTGCCCAAGGGGCCGGATCATTTCGAGCTGGTCTTCCATTTCTTCGGCTATGAGGACGACACGCCGGAGCTGCGCGCGCTCCGCATCAAGCAGGCCAATCTGGTCGGCCCGGCCGGCTACATCTCGATGGAGGACACCGAGGCGACCGAGCTGGTGCAGCGCGGCACGGTGCGCGACGGCGACAAGACCTCGGTCATCGAGATGGCCCGCTCCACCCCGGACGAACAGAACACCCTGATCACCGAGAACCTGATCCGCCGCTTCTGGGTCGGCTATCAGAAATTGATGGGCTTCGAAACGCCCACCGTCGCGGCGGAGTGA
- the andAd gene encoding anthranilate 1,2-dioxygenase small subunit AndAd, with the protein MNDLMIRLELSALQDRYVSIIDNDRMEEWPTLFTEDCLYQIISKENEDQGLPAPIMHCDNARMLRDRVVAMRNANIFEQPIYRHCLSGLEWKSDGADGYLCQTSYVVINTSAAGESTVYQAGRYIDHVVRTAEGLRFKAKRCIYDTSRVQTLLAYPI; encoded by the coding sequence ATGAACGACCTGATGATCCGCCTGGAGCTGAGCGCGCTCCAGGACCGCTACGTCTCCATCATCGACAACGACCGGATGGAGGAATGGCCGACGCTGTTCACCGAGGATTGCCTGTACCAGATCATCTCGAAGGAGAACGAGGATCAGGGGCTGCCGGCACCGATCATGCATTGCGACAACGCCCGCATGCTGCGCGACCGCGTGGTGGCGATGCGCAACGCCAACATCTTCGAACAGCCGATCTACCGCCATTGCCTGTCCGGCCTGGAATGGAAGAGCGACGGGGCGGACGGCTATCTCTGCCAGACCAGCTATGTGGTGATCAACACCTCGGCGGCCGGGGAATCGACAGTCTATCAGGCCGGACGCTACATCGACCATGTGGTGCGCACGGCTGAAGGGCTGCGCTTCAAGGCCAAGCGCTGCATCTACGACACCAGCCGGGTGCAGACCCTGCTGGCCTACCCGATCTGA
- the andAb gene encoding anthranilate 1,2-dioxygenase ferredoxin subunit AndAb, producing MTEWHDAAATDVLGDDEVMALSIAGVPVALFRQEGAFFALHDLCSHGAVRLSDGFVENGCVECPLHQGLIDIRSGAPCSAPITEPVRSYPVRVVGGRVEIALDR from the coding sequence ATGACCGAATGGCACGACGCTGCCGCCACCGACGTGTTGGGCGACGACGAGGTGATGGCGCTCAGCATCGCCGGCGTGCCGGTCGCCCTGTTCCGGCAGGAGGGCGCCTTCTTCGCCCTGCACGATCTCTGCTCTCACGGGGCGGTCCGGCTGTCCGACGGCTTCGTCGAGAATGGCTGTGTCGAATGCCCGCTGCATCAGGGGCTGATCGACATCCGCAGCGGTGCCCCCTGCTCCGCCCCGATCACCGAACCGGTGCGCAGCTATCCCGTGCGGGTGGTCGGCGGCCGGGTCGAAATCGCACTGGACCGCTGA
- a CDS encoding NAD(P)/FAD-dependent oxidoreductase: protein MPESETTCVVVGGGQAAAWIARTLRTEGFAGRLVLIGEERHWPYERPALSKEFLQGTGSAEAITLLTPTLAGEARIECWLGQRVVTVDREARIVTTADGRSVAYDTLFLATGGRARRIAGLETLPADRIHTLRTLADSERLRSALSGAKRLLVLGGGWIGLEVAATARALGVGVTVVEAAPRLCARTMPPVVSDWLHALHASHGVRMVTGAGIAGVTGTADGVAVTLADGDRLEADHLLLGIGIEPEVGLAAAMGLALDDGIVVDAQGRTSDPRIFAAGDVARHPNAFAGESLRLESWANAQNQAIVAARAALGGTGVYADIPWFWSDQYGVNVQMLGLPGLGTRAVARGKPEAGSGCWLMLDQAGIVTGAVAVNAARDLRVLRKMLEDGRAPLPDGWADTATPVQRLPNRANVTTE, encoded by the coding sequence ATGCCCGAAAGCGAAACGACCTGTGTTGTGGTCGGCGGCGGTCAGGCCGCGGCCTGGATCGCCAGAACCCTGCGGACCGAGGGGTTCGCCGGACGCTTGGTGCTGATCGGCGAGGAGCGGCACTGGCCCTACGAGCGGCCGGCCCTGTCGAAGGAGTTCCTTCAGGGGACCGGCAGCGCCGAGGCGATCACGCTGCTGACTCCGACGCTGGCCGGGGAGGCCCGCATCGAATGCTGGCTCGGCCAGCGCGTGGTGACGGTGGACCGGGAGGCGCGGATCGTCACCACCGCCGACGGCAGGAGCGTCGCGTACGACACGCTGTTCCTGGCGACCGGCGGGCGGGCGCGGCGGATTGCCGGGCTGGAGACCCTGCCGGCCGACCGGATCCACACCCTGCGCACGCTGGCGGACTCCGAACGTCTGCGCAGCGCGTTGAGCGGCGCGAAACGCCTGCTGGTGCTTGGCGGCGGCTGGATCGGGCTGGAGGTGGCAGCGACGGCCCGCGCGCTGGGGGTCGGGGTGACGGTGGTGGAGGCGGCTCCCCGGCTGTGCGCCCGAACCATGCCCCCCGTCGTGTCCGACTGGCTGCACGCCCTGCATGCAAGCCATGGTGTGCGCATGGTCACCGGTGCCGGTATCGCCGGCGTCACCGGCACGGCCGATGGAGTCGCCGTCACGCTGGCCGACGGCGACCGGCTGGAGGCCGACCATCTGCTGCTCGGCATCGGCATCGAGCCGGAGGTCGGGCTGGCCGCGGCGATGGGGCTGGCGCTCGACGATGGCATCGTCGTCGACGCCCAGGGGCGGACCTCCGACCCGCGCATCTTCGCCGCGGGCGACGTCGCCCGCCACCCGAACGCCTTCGCCGGGGAGTCGCTGCGGCTGGAATCCTGGGCGAACGCCCAGAATCAGGCCATCGTCGCCGCCAGGGCGGCCCTGGGCGGGACCGGCGTCTATGCCGACATCCCGTGGTTCTGGTCCGATCAGTATGGCGTGAACGTGCAGATGCTGGGATTGCCGGGCCTCGGCACCCGCGCGGTCGCCCGCGGCAAGCCGGAGGCCGGCAGCGGTTGCTGGCTGATGCTGGACCAAGCCGGGATCGTCACCGGCGCAGTGGCCGTCAACGCCGCCCGCGATCTGCGTGTGCTGCGCAAGATGCTGGAGGACGGCCGCGCCCCGCTGCCGGATGGCTGGGCCGACACGGCGACGCCGGTCCAGCGGCTGCCGAACCGCGCGAACGTCACGACGGAATGA
- a CDS encoding ABC transporter substrate-binding protein, protein MNRRSFLTTTAATATLAATGGFAFAPSIARAQNQAVKVAFVGTLSGPGATLGTHLRDGWLAGVTRLNNQLGGRAVETLVIDDELKPDVAVSKVRAALERDKVDFVVGVVFSNMLQAIVRPVTESNTFLITANAGPSTLAGKGCSPFLFSSAYQNDQPHATMGQAAQDMGYKRVFILVPNYQAGKDAVAGFRSRYKGEVVDEIYVPLSQLDFSTEVTKIAAAKPDAVFTFMPGALGVNLVRQYRQAGLANIPFLSTFTVDESTLPAQGDAALDFYTAATWAPNFDNPQSRRFVQEFEAAYGYVPSNFAAHAYDAAHMLDAAIRRTNGDVANKAALRTALEAGDFPSVRGALRLGPNHFPIQDFWLCKVAKRPDGKFQTETVRKVLTADADSYAASCKMG, encoded by the coding sequence ATGAACCGTCGCAGCTTTCTCACCACGACCGCAGCAACCGCAACCCTCGCCGCCACCGGGGGATTCGCATTCGCGCCCTCCATCGCGCGGGCGCAGAACCAAGCGGTGAAGGTCGCCTTCGTCGGCACGCTGTCCGGGCCGGGGGCAACGCTGGGCACCCATCTGCGCGACGGCTGGCTGGCCGGGGTGACGCGCCTGAACAACCAGCTGGGTGGCCGGGCGGTCGAGACCCTGGTGATCGACGACGAGTTGAAGCCCGACGTGGCGGTGTCCAAGGTCCGCGCCGCGCTGGAGCGCGACAAGGTCGATTTCGTCGTCGGCGTCGTGTTCAGCAACATGCTGCAGGCCATCGTCCGCCCGGTGACGGAGAGCAACACCTTCCTGATCACCGCCAACGCCGGCCCTTCCACCCTCGCCGGCAAGGGATGCAGCCCCTTCCTGTTCAGCAGCGCCTATCAGAACGACCAGCCGCATGCGACGATGGGGCAGGCGGCGCAGGATATGGGCTACAAGCGCGTGTTCATCCTGGTGCCGAACTATCAGGCCGGCAAGGACGCGGTGGCCGGATTCCGCAGCCGCTACAAGGGCGAGGTGGTGGACGAGATCTATGTGCCGCTGAGCCAGCTCGACTTCTCGACCGAAGTCACCAAGATCGCCGCCGCCAAGCCGGACGCCGTCTTCACCTTCATGCCCGGCGCGCTCGGCGTCAATCTGGTGCGGCAGTACCGGCAGGCCGGTCTGGCCAACATCCCCTTCCTGTCCACCTTCACCGTCGATGAATCGACCCTGCCGGCGCAGGGCGACGCGGCGCTCGACTTCTACACCGCCGCCACCTGGGCGCCCAACTTCGACAACCCGCAGAGCCGCCGCTTCGTGCAGGAGTTCGAGGCCGCCTACGGCTATGTCCCGTCCAACTTCGCCGCCCACGCCTATGACGCCGCCCATATGCTGGACGCGGCGATCCGCCGGACCAACGGCGACGTCGCCAACAAGGCGGCTCTGCGCACGGCGCTGGAGGCCGGCGATTTCCCGTCGGTGCGCGGCGCGCTGCGCCTGGGTCCCAACCATTTCCCGATCCAGGATTTCTGGCTGTGCAAGGTGGCCAAGCGCCCCGACGGCAAGTTCCAGACGGAAACCGTGCGCAAGGTGCTGACCGCCGACGCCGACAGCTATGCCGCCTCCTGCAAGATGGGCTGA
- a CDS encoding branched-chain amino acid ABC transporter permease has product MSMLLVQALNGLQFGVLLFLVAAGLSLVFGVMDLINLAHGVQYMLGAYVAATLGVWTGSFWLGALLSLPVALLVGLALEWLVFRHLYRRDHLSQVLATFGVILTVDEATRALWGSAPQTVLEPSGLTGGPMGGVEIVAGLIYPTYRLVIIGIGIVVPLLLWFLVERTRAGMLVRAGATHPAIVSALGVDIRRLFTVVFAFGAMLAGFAGALASPIFPVAPGMGDTVLILCFVVIVIGGVGSIRGAFIAALLVGLLDSVGRAMLPDLLRLVLDPSSARQTGAALASMLVYIVMAAILFFRPAGLFPGGRAA; this is encoded by the coding sequence ATGTCCATGCTTCTGGTGCAGGCGTTGAACGGCCTGCAATTCGGGGTATTGCTGTTCCTGGTGGCAGCCGGACTCAGTCTGGTGTTCGGCGTCATGGATCTGATCAATCTGGCCCATGGCGTCCAGTACATGCTGGGCGCCTATGTCGCCGCCACGCTGGGGGTGTGGACCGGCAGCTTCTGGCTGGGGGCGCTGCTGTCGCTGCCGGTGGCGCTGCTGGTCGGGCTGGCTTTGGAATGGCTGGTGTTCCGCCATCTCTACCGCCGCGACCATCTGAGCCAGGTGCTCGCCACTTTCGGGGTGATCCTGACGGTGGATGAGGCGACGCGGGCACTGTGGGGCAGCGCCCCGCAGACCGTGCTGGAGCCGTCGGGGCTGACCGGCGGCCCGATGGGCGGGGTGGAGATCGTTGCCGGGCTGATCTATCCGACCTACCGGCTGGTCATCATCGGCATCGGCATCGTGGTTCCGCTGCTGTTGTGGTTCCTGGTGGAGCGGACGCGGGCCGGCATGCTGGTGCGGGCGGGGGCGACCCATCCCGCCATAGTGTCGGCGCTTGGGGTGGACATCCGCCGCCTGTTCACCGTCGTGTTCGCCTTCGGCGCGATGCTGGCGGGCTTCGCCGGGGCGCTGGCCAGTCCGATCTTTCCGGTGGCGCCGGGCATGGGCGACACAGTGCTGATCCTGTGCTTCGTCGTGATCGTCATCGGCGGCGTCGGTTCGATCCGCGGTGCTTTCATCGCCGCCCTGCTGGTCGGGCTGCTCGACAGCGTCGGGCGGGCGATGCTGCCGGACCTGCTGCGGCTGGTTCTCGACCCGTCGTCGGCCCGGCAGACCGGGGCGGCGCTGGCCTCCATGCTGGTCTACATCGTCATGGCCGCCATCCTGTTCTTCCGGCCGGCCGGGCTGTTTCCGGGAGGGCGCGCGGCATGA
- a CDS encoding branched-chain amino acid ABC transporter permease, translating into MTAPLRKHALALVTLLALAAAPFLGFGDGFALGLLARAMILGMAAVSLSLLVGGAGLVSLGHAATMGIGAYAVVAFDAAGVSEGLIVFPAAIAAAAAYALVTGAVSLRTSGVHFIMITLAFGQMAFFTTSSFSSLGGDDGYTLYARTEWLGTRIMDNRLAFHFLCLGLLALVWVGGTLLLGSRFGRVLRAARENPQRALAVGFQPYPYRLVAYVMAGAVGGLAGALLANASEFVSPALLSWTRSGELLFMVILGGVGQIGGAILGALAIVLLEESLSHLLVYWRLVFGPLLVLSVLFLPDGLIGAPPRLRAAFRFASPKRRNADA; encoded by the coding sequence ATGACGGCACCACTTCGCAAACACGCGCTGGCGCTGGTCACGCTGCTGGCGCTGGCGGCGGCCCCCTTCCTGGGCTTCGGCGACGGCTTCGCGCTCGGCCTGCTGGCCCGCGCGATGATCCTGGGCATGGCGGCGGTCAGCCTGTCGCTGCTGGTCGGCGGCGCCGGGCTGGTCAGCCTGGGCCACGCCGCGACGATGGGGATCGGCGCCTACGCGGTGGTCGCCTTCGACGCCGCCGGGGTCAGCGAGGGGCTGATCGTCTTTCCCGCCGCCATCGCCGCTGCCGCCGCCTACGCGCTCGTGACGGGAGCGGTGTCGCTGCGCACCAGCGGCGTGCATTTCATCATGATCACGCTGGCCTTCGGCCAGATGGCCTTCTTCACCACCTCCTCCTTCTCCAGCCTGGGCGGCGATGACGGCTATACGCTGTATGCCCGCACCGAATGGCTGGGGACGCGGATCATGGACAACCGGCTGGCCTTCCATTTCCTCTGCCTGGGCCTGCTGGCCCTGGTGTGGGTGGGGGGAACCCTGCTGCTGGGCAGCCGGTTCGGCCGGGTGCTGCGGGCGGCACGGGAGAATCCACAGCGGGCGCTGGCGGTGGGGTTCCAGCCCTACCCCTACCGTCTGGTCGCCTATGTGATGGCGGGGGCGGTCGGCGGTCTGGCCGGCGCCCTGCTGGCCAACGCGTCGGAGTTCGTGTCGCCCGCCCTGCTGTCCTGGACACGGTCCGGCGAGCTGCTGTTCATGGTCATTCTGGGCGGCGTCGGCCAGATCGGCGGGGCGATCCTGGGGGCGCTGGCCATCGTGCTGCTGGAGGAATCGCTGTCGCACCTGCTGGTCTATTGGCGGCTGGTGTTCGGGCCGCTGCTGGTGCTGTCGGTGCTGTTCCTGCCGGACGGGCTGATCGGAGCTCCGCCGCGCCTGCGTGCCGCCTTCCGGTTCGCCTCGCCCAAACGGAGGAATGCCGATGCCTGA
- a CDS encoding ABC transporter ATP-binding protein, translating to MPDPLLELRGLSKNFAALTVTSDVSLTVLPGEIHAIIGPNGAGKTTLIHQISGTLRPDRGTIRFAGRDVTALPFERRARLGLARSFQITSIVPGFTALENVALAVQARSGSSFRFLRPVAGEAALNGEARAALDTVGLGRVADRNAAALSHGEKRQLELAIAIAMNPRLLLLDEPLAGAGPEETERLIGILRDLRSRYGILLVEHDMQAVFALADRISVLVYGRVIVTGTVDEIRGHPEVRTAYLGEDALA from the coding sequence ATGCCTGATCCGTTGCTGGAGTTGCGCGGCCTGAGCAAGAATTTCGCCGCGCTGACCGTGACCTCCGACGTGTCGCTGACCGTCCTGCCGGGCGAGATCCATGCGATCATCGGTCCGAATGGTGCGGGCAAGACCACCCTCATCCACCAGATCAGCGGCACCCTGCGCCCGGACCGCGGCACGATCCGCTTCGCCGGGCGGGATGTGACCGCCCTGCCGTTCGAGCGGCGCGCCCGGCTGGGGCTGGCCCGCAGCTTCCAGATCACCAGCATCGTGCCGGGATTCACCGCGCTGGAGAATGTGGCGCTGGCGGTGCAGGCGCGCAGCGGTTCCTCCTTCCGCTTCCTGCGCCCGGTCGCCGGCGAGGCCGCGCTGAACGGGGAGGCGCGGGCGGCGCTGGACACCGTCGGGCTGGGGCGGGTCGCCGACCGCAACGCCGCCGCCCTGTCGCATGGCGAGAAGCGCCAGCTCGAACTCGCCATCGCCATCGCGATGAACCCCCGCCTGCTGCTGCTCGACGAGCCGCTGGCCGGGGCCGGGCCGGAGGAGACCGAACGGCTGATCGGCATCCTGCGCGACCTGCGCAGCCGCTACGGCATCCTGCTGGTCGAGCACGACATGCAGGCGGTGTTCGCCCTGGCCGACCGCATTTCCGTCCTGGTCTATGGCCGGGTGATCGTCACCGGCACGGTGGACGAGATCCGCGGCCATCCAGAAGTCCGCACGGCCTATCTTGGAGAGGACGCGTTGGCGTGA
- a CDS encoding ABC transporter ATP-binding protein, protein MLKIDNLTAGYGQSQVLFDVSLSIEAGQVLALMGRNGMGKTTTISAVMGLIPRWGGGVSFDGRGIDRLPPHRVARLGVGLVPEGRQIFPTLTVEENLVATAAIRDGEPARWTLEAVWELFPRLRERRRNLGNRLSGGEQQMLAIGRALMTNPRLLILDEATEGLAPVIRAEIWAVLETLKREGQSILLVDKNLSAVLRLADACAVIEKGRTVWSGTSAELGRATDIHETYLHI, encoded by the coding sequence ATGCTGAAGATCGACAATCTCACGGCGGGCTACGGCCAGAGCCAGGTGCTGTTCGACGTGTCGCTCTCCATCGAGGCCGGGCAGGTGCTGGCGCTGATGGGGCGCAACGGCATGGGCAAGACCACGACCATCTCCGCCGTCATGGGGCTGATCCCGCGCTGGGGCGGCGGGGTCAGCTTCGACGGCCGGGGCATCGACCGCTTGCCGCCGCACCGGGTGGCGCGGCTCGGCGTCGGGCTGGTGCCGGAAGGCCGCCAGATCTTCCCGACCCTGACGGTCGAGGAGAACCTCGTCGCCACCGCCGCAATCCGCGACGGGGAGCCGGCGCGCTGGACGCTGGAGGCGGTCTGGGAGCTGTTTCCCCGCCTGCGCGAACGCCGCCGCAACCTGGGCAACCGCCTGTCGGGCGGCGAGCAGCAGATGCTGGCGATCGGCCGGGCGCTGATGACCAACCCGCGCCTGCTGATCCTGGACGAGGCCACCGAAGGGCTGGCTCCGGTGATCCGCGCCGAGATCTGGGCGGTGCTGGAAACGCTGAAGCGCGAGGGCCAGTCCATCCTTCTGGTGGACAAGAACCTGTCGGCGGTGCTGCGCCTCGCCGACGCCTGCGCGGTGATCGAGAAGGGCCGCACGGTGTGGAGCGGCACCAGCGCGGAGTTGGGCCGCGCAACCGACATTCACGAAACCTACCTGCACATCTGA
- the istA gene encoding IS21-like element ISAli13 family transposase, producing the protein MPGTHHTDKQVQRYMTLRKTHTQAVAAAKADISERSARAIDNDPRPPSQRKAKRTWRTRKDPLLAVWPRVEEMLKETPGLLAVSIFEALQEESGGDDVPDGVRRTLERRIARWRALHGPDQDVFFPQCHPPGRQALSDFTVADDLGVTLAGALFPHRLYHFRLAYSGWEHVRVILGGESFTAVAEGLQEALWGLGGVPAEHRTDSLSAAFKNLNRDAQEDFTRRYTELCRHYGMEGTRNNPGVANENGSIEVSHAHLKRRIDQALLRRHSRDFASLDDYRGFLARLVERHNTRRRALVSAERAVLGALPEHRTADFAALTVPVTRNSTISVDKVLYTVPSRLIGQKLKIHLHDDRLEGFLGATSVITLERGRASGNHRGHVIDFHHVIGTLKRKPQALRHLIYRDALFPRPVYRQVWEALDAELPARRACRVMVGLLALAADGGCEAALAQRLEDLLAAGDLPDLEALTAALRPKPATVTDVAITPPDPAGYDRLLPAATREIPA; encoded by the coding sequence ATGCCTGGAACCCACCACACCGACAAGCAGGTCCAACGTTACATGACCCTCCGCAAGACGCACACCCAGGCGGTCGCGGCCGCCAAGGCCGACATCAGCGAGCGCTCCGCCCGCGCCATCGACAACGACCCGCGCCCGCCCTCCCAACGCAAGGCCAAGCGAACCTGGCGCACCCGCAAGGATCCGCTGCTCGCCGTCTGGCCCCGGGTCGAGGAGATGCTGAAGGAAACCCCCGGCTTGCTGGCGGTCAGCATCTTCGAGGCCCTCCAGGAGGAAAGCGGCGGCGACGACGTGCCCGACGGGGTCCGGCGCACCCTGGAACGGCGGATTGCCCGCTGGCGGGCCCTGCACGGTCCCGACCAGGACGTCTTCTTTCCCCAATGCCACCCTCCAGGGCGTCAGGCCCTGTCGGACTTCACGGTGGCCGACGACCTTGGCGTGACCCTCGCCGGCGCCCTCTTCCCCCATCGCCTCTACCATTTCCGGCTCGCTTACAGCGGCTGGGAGCACGTGCGCGTCATCCTTGGCGGCGAGAGCTTCACCGCCGTCGCCGAGGGCCTGCAAGAGGCGCTGTGGGGGCTGGGCGGCGTCCCGGCGGAGCACCGCACCGACTCGTTGTCCGCCGCCTTCAAGAACCTCAACCGCGACGCCCAGGAGGATTTCACCCGCCGCTACACCGAGCTGTGCCGGCATTACGGCATGGAGGGCACCCGCAACAACCCGGGCGTGGCCAACGAGAACGGTTCCATCGAGGTCTCCCACGCCCACCTCAAGCGGCGCATCGACCAGGCCCTGTTGCGGCGGCACAGCCGCGACTTCGCCAGCCTCGACGACTACCGCGGCTTCCTCGCCCGTCTCGTCGAGCGCCACAACACCCGTCGGCGCGCCCTGGTGAGCGCCGAACGCGCGGTGCTGGGCGCGTTGCCCGAACACCGGACCGCCGACTTCGCCGCACTCACCGTTCCCGTGACGCGCAACAGCACGATCAGCGTCGACAAGGTGCTCTACACCGTGCCGTCCCGCTTGATCGGCCAGAAGCTCAAGATCCACCTGCACGACGACCGCCTGGAAGGCTTCCTGGGCGCCACCAGCGTGATCACGCTGGAGCGTGGCCGCGCCAGCGGCAACCACCGGGGGCACGTCATCGACTTCCACCACGTCATCGGGACGCTCAAGCGCAAACCGCAGGCCCTGCGCCACCTGATCTACCGCGACGCCCTGTTTCCCCGCCCGGTGTACCGGCAGGTCTGGGAAGCGCTCGATGCCGAACTGCCAGCCCGCCGCGCCTGCCGCGTCATGGTTGGGCTGCTCGCTCTGGCCGCCGATGGTGGCTGCGAAGCGGCCTTGGCCCAACGCTTGGAGGACCTTCTGGCGGCCGGCGATCTGCCCGACCTGGAGGCGTTGACGGCGGCGCTCCGGCCCAAACCGGCGACGGTGACCGATGTCGCCATCACGCCGCCCGATCCGGCCGGTTACGACCGCCTGCTGCCCGCCGCCACTCGGGAGATCCCGGCATGA